A genomic segment from Rhodospirillum centenum SW encodes:
- a CDS encoding histone deacetylase family protein: MHTALFTHSACLDHDTGEGHPECQERLRAVLRALEDEAFMFLDRREAPRVTREQLERVHPASYLDSLEAAMPQSGYATLDADTLVSPGSWEAALRSAGAVCAAIDAVLAGEARNAFCAVRPPGHHAEPDKAMGFCLFNNVAVGAAHARACGLRRVAIIDFDVHHGNGTQTYCQHDPSLLYLSTHQWPLYPGTGSAREHGDYDNVVNACLGPMSGSPEFRHAVQTKLLPRLDAFRPEILLISAGFDAHSRDPMAGLHLMEDDFAWVTEKLGEVAAKHAAGRMVSALEGGYDLRALANSAAVHVKVLMAV, translated from the coding sequence ATGCATACGGCGTTGTTCACCCACTCCGCCTGTCTCGACCACGACACGGGCGAGGGGCATCCCGAATGCCAGGAGCGGCTGCGGGCCGTGCTGCGGGCGCTGGAGGATGAGGCCTTCATGTTCCTGGACCGGCGCGAAGCCCCCCGCGTGACGCGGGAACAGCTTGAGCGCGTCCACCCGGCCAGCTACCTCGACAGCCTGGAAGCGGCCATGCCGCAGAGCGGCTACGCCACCCTGGATGCCGACACCCTGGTCTCCCCCGGCTCGTGGGAAGCCGCCCTGCGCTCGGCCGGCGCCGTCTGCGCCGCCATCGACGCCGTGCTGGCGGGGGAGGCCCGCAACGCCTTCTGCGCCGTCCGCCCGCCCGGCCACCATGCCGAACCCGACAAGGCCATGGGCTTCTGCCTGTTCAACAATGTCGCGGTCGGGGCTGCCCATGCCCGGGCCTGCGGGCTGCGCCGGGTGGCCATCATCGACTTCGACGTCCACCACGGCAACGGCACCCAGACCTACTGCCAGCACGACCCGTCCCTGCTCTATCTCTCCACCCACCAGTGGCCGCTCTATCCCGGCACCGGCTCCGCGCGGGAGCACGGCGACTACGACAACGTGGTGAACGCCTGCCTGGGGCCGATGTCCGGCAGCCCGGAGTTCCGCCACGCGGTGCAGACCAAGCTGCTGCCGCGGCTGGACGCCTTCCGGCCGGAGATCCTGCTGATCTCCGCCGGGTTCGACGCGCACAGCCGCGACCCCATGGCCGGCCTGCACCTGATGGAGGACGATTTCGCCTGGGTGACGGAGAAGCTGGGGGAGGTGGCGGCGAAGCACGCAGCAG
- a CDS encoding ArsR/SmtB family transcription factor — protein MNVNVLKVNARRAAALLKAMANERRILILCHLMEQERSVGELERLVGLSQSALSQHLARLRRDKLVRTRRSAQTIYYSLNGDAAPLIMASLLELFGSEGPRVRRDGKSPPCAPEPVGF, from the coding sequence ATGAATGTGAACGTCCTCAAAGTCAACGCACGCCGGGCCGCCGCCTTGCTCAAGGCGATGGCGAACGAGCGCCGCATCCTGATCCTCTGCCACCTGATGGAGCAGGAGCGATCGGTCGGTGAGCTGGAGCGTCTGGTGGGCCTGTCCCAGTCGGCCCTGTCGCAGCACCTTGCCCGGCTGCGCCGGGACAAGCTGGTGCGGACCCGCCGCAGCGCCCAGACCATCTACTACTCGCTGAACGGCGACGCCGCCCCGCTCATCATGGCCTCGCTCCTGGAGCTGTTCGGGAGCGAGGGGCCGCGCGTGCGCCGCGACGGCAAGAGCCCGCCCTGTGCGCCGGAGCCGGTCGGGTTCTGA
- a CDS encoding sulfurtransferase TusA family protein yields MDADRSLDCTGLVCPLPVLRARKVLSGMAPGQVLAVSATDPAAPRDFDAFCAAAGHTLLDREERDGVFGFRIRRGG; encoded by the coding sequence ATGGATGCCGACCGCAGCCTGGACTGCACCGGCCTGGTCTGCCCGCTTCCGGTCCTGCGGGCGCGCAAGGTGCTGAGCGGCATGGCGCCGGGCCAGGTGCTGGCGGTCAGCGCCACCGATCCCGCCGCCCCGCGCGACTTCGACGCGTTCTGCGCCGCCGCCGGCCACACCCTGCTGGACCGGGAGGAGCGCGACGGCGTCTTCGGCTTCCGCATCCGGCGCGGCGGCTGA